A DNA window from Leptolyngbya sp. SIO1E4 contains the following coding sequences:
- a CDS encoding CHAT domain-containing protein, with protein sequence MPTSKWPLSLLLSACLTWGTTALPLQAQTESDRISEATQLLETAQQRMSQGDWQGAIAPLESALSLYQQLGQSELAQVTAALLWQVYEGQGITQMQITDWEGALETYQRQQEIADLLQDPNLQAASQISLGSAALQAERWEVSREALLTGLDRARTIPSSLLLERGLALLLAAETSLGNLDGAITAGEELLSIADNPASQFQALQGLGSAYFYQGNYDRALQYHQQTQTLAAQFGEPYFQAIALANVGETQLALENTATAISLLSESLALAEVADPVLAGVVKGTLGKAYAVASDFDNALPLLAASVQQEAADGSPSGQAVALTNLGNARFLAGDLTGAEVALRQAVDFWTRQQAEVMTPNFAVSLFDMQLTTYRTLQQVLVAQGQPEAALVVAEQGRSQVLAQQLASHETTAPSALDLATLQQVAQTHNVTLVEYTLIPRNTEIFIPNRVDNRWLNAANDLYIWVVKPTGEIAFTQVPLDAADRDLANAVISTRTAIGARGRAGAPPRPRDSDAIVDLDTQLRQLHSLLVEPIAPYLPEDPAAPVVFVPQESLFLVPFAALKDDQGRYLIERHTVLTAPSIQVLQLTDARSETQDFASLQGESSVIVGNPTMPDLLDLPLASLPGAETEATAIATRLQTQPLIGAAATESAVREQLPTAKIIHLATHGLLDYGDPSAEIPGAITLAPDAVHDGLLTATELAAIPLQADLLVLSACDTGQGSITGDGVVGLSRAAIAAGVPQVVVSLWAVPDQPTAQLMTAFYDELAQGQGTAQALRQAMLTTMQSHPDPQAWAAFTAIGLD encoded by the coding sequence ATGCCCACTTCTAAATGGCCCCTATCTCTCCTGCTCAGCGCCTGTCTCACCTGGGGAACCACAGCACTTCCCCTCCAGGCACAGACCGAATCGGATCGAATATCTGAGGCAACGCAGTTGCTGGAAACAGCACAGCAACGCATGAGCCAGGGTGACTGGCAAGGGGCGATCGCTCCTCTAGAGTCAGCCTTGAGTCTATATCAGCAGTTAGGACAGTCTGAGCTAGCCCAGGTGACAGCCGCTTTATTGTGGCAGGTCTACGAAGGCCAAGGGATTACCCAGATGCAAATAACCGATTGGGAAGGGGCCCTGGAAACCTACCAGCGTCAGCAGGAGATTGCTGATCTCCTTCAAGATCCGAACCTCCAAGCTGCCAGCCAGATAAGCCTGGGCAGTGCTGCTCTGCAAGCTGAGCGCTGGGAGGTCTCCCGCGAGGCACTTCTCACAGGATTGGACAGGGCGCGGACGATACCTTCGTCATTATTGCTTGAGCGGGGGTTGGCCCTGTTACTAGCCGCAGAAACCTCCCTAGGCAACCTGGATGGCGCGATCACCGCTGGTGAGGAACTGTTGTCGATTGCAGACAACCCAGCCTCGCAGTTCCAGGCATTGCAAGGGTTGGGTAGCGCCTATTTCTATCAGGGGAACTACGACCGGGCCTTGCAGTATCATCAGCAAACACAGACCTTGGCAGCGCAGTTTGGGGAGCCCTATTTTCAAGCGATCGCTTTGGCCAACGTGGGCGAAACCCAACTGGCACTGGAGAATACGGCTACTGCGATCTCGCTGTTGTCTGAGAGTTTGGCGTTGGCCGAGGTTGCCGATCCGGTACTAGCAGGCGTCGTTAAAGGGACTTTAGGCAAAGCCTATGCGGTCGCTAGTGATTTCGACAATGCTCTCCCTCTGCTAGCAGCCAGTGTGCAACAGGAAGCTGCTGATGGCAGCCCCTCGGGGCAAGCGGTCGCGCTGACGAACCTAGGCAATGCTCGCTTTCTGGCTGGGGATTTGACCGGAGCCGAAGTAGCACTAAGGCAGGCCGTTGACTTCTGGACCCGGCAGCAGGCAGAAGTCATGACCCCGAATTTTGCAGTTTCGCTGTTTGATATGCAGCTCACCACCTATCGTACGCTGCAGCAGGTACTGGTCGCTCAGGGGCAGCCCGAAGCAGCTCTGGTAGTTGCAGAACAAGGGCGATCGCAGGTGCTAGCCCAACAACTGGCTAGTCACGAAACTACAGCTCCCTCAGCGTTAGATTTGGCGACATTGCAACAGGTAGCCCAAACCCACAATGTCACCCTGGTGGAATATACGCTCATCCCTCGCAACACTGAGATTTTCATTCCCAACCGGGTGGATAACCGCTGGCTCAACGCGGCAAATGACCTGTACATCTGGGTGGTAAAGCCCACGGGGGAAATTGCCTTCACACAGGTACCATTAGACGCAGCAGACCGTGACCTGGCTAATGCTGTTATTAGTACCCGCACTGCTATTGGAGCCCGAGGCCGAGCCGGTGCTCCTCCAAGACCAAGAGATTCGGATGCCATTGTAGATCTCGACACCCAACTGCGCCAGCTTCACAGTCTCCTAGTTGAGCCGATCGCGCCTTATCTGCCAGAGGATCCGGCAGCTCCTGTGGTCTTTGTACCTCAGGAAAGTCTATTTTTAGTGCCCTTTGCAGCCCTGAAAGATGATCAGGGGCGCTACCTGATTGAGCGTCACACAGTGCTGACAGCGCCATCTATCCAAGTGTTGCAGCTAACCGATGCGCGTTCAGAAACTCAGGATTTTGCATCGCTACAGGGTGAAAGTTCTGTGATTGTCGGCAATCCCACGATGCCAGATTTGCTAGATTTGCCCCTAGCGTCCTTACCAGGGGCTGAAACTGAAGCAACCGCGATCGCGACGCGGTTGCAGACCCAACCTTTGATCGGAGCAGCCGCGACTGAATCCGCTGTTCGTGAACAACTCCCTACCGCCAAGATTATCCACCTGGCTACCCACGGCTTGTTGGACTACGGCGACCCCAGTGCCGAAATTCCTGGGGCGATCACCCTGGCTCCTGATGCGGTCCATGATGGGTTACTGACAGCAACAGAGCTGGCCGCAATTCCTCTGCAGGCTGATTTGCTGGTGTTGAGTGCCTGTGATACGGGCCAGGGAAGCATTACAGGAGATGGCGTGGTGGGTCTCTCGCGGGCGGCGATCGCGGCGGGGGTACCTCAGGTAGTGGTTTCTTTATGGGCTGTGCCCGATCAACCCACGGCACAGTTGATGACGGCGTTTTATGACGAGTTGGCCCAGGGGCAGGGAACGGCCCAAGCCCTGCGGCAGGCGATGCTCACTACGATGCAGAGCCATCCTGATCCGCAAGCCTGGGCAGCGTTTACAGCGATCGGGTTGGATTGA
- a CDS encoding PD-(D/E)XK nuclease family protein has protein sequence MSAPTPDPQKRLEQFVVNNADLERLESLLNQFNIFEAVGMVRQEIRHSHFLAFLLNPSAAHHLGDIFLKTFLKQLLLEADNATVSPIEIDVATLTDTKVRREWKNIDILLISPGSKIVCAIENKVDAGEHSNQLQRYRQIVQKEFPEHRYVFVFLTLSGIPPYGDEDQQHWSTYSYAHIADLIDNLSDRYQFAISSEVKNLMQHYSTLIRRHLMEDSEIAQLCRQIYQQHKEALDLIFEHRPDHEANIFDLLKTLVVNTPADQIAIDHAWRSRKILGFAIRAWDALPFQTTCRGWTSSKRIAIFEFKVEPARIFLDLTLGPGPTNIRQAIFNALKTHQIQGLTTRLPEASWVPLLRNIAVDRISPETPIETITEDLYPFWESFLNDELPKINDAIVSELSKIDAAS, from the coding sequence ATGAGTGCCCCCACCCCTGACCCCCAGAAGCGACTAGAGCAATTTGTTGTCAATAACGCTGACCTCGAACGGTTGGAAAGCCTGCTTAATCAGTTCAACATCTTTGAAGCGGTGGGTATGGTGCGGCAAGAGATTCGCCACTCCCACTTTCTCGCCTTCCTGTTGAATCCCAGCGCCGCCCATCACCTCGGTGATATCTTTCTCAAAACCTTCCTCAAACAGCTCTTGCTAGAGGCCGACAACGCTACCGTTAGTCCCATTGAGATTGATGTTGCCACCCTCACCGATACCAAAGTTCGCCGTGAGTGGAAAAATATCGACATTCTGCTCATTTCCCCTGGCAGCAAAATCGTTTGCGCCATTGAAAATAAAGTTGATGCTGGCGAGCATTCCAACCAGCTTCAGCGCTATCGCCAGATCGTACAAAAGGAATTTCCCGAACATCGCTATGTCTTTGTTTTCCTTACCCTGTCGGGGATTCCTCCCTACGGCGATGAAGACCAGCAACACTGGTCTACCTACAGCTACGCCCACATTGCTGACCTAATTGATAACTTGAGTGACCGCTATCAATTTGCCATCAGCTCTGAAGTAAAGAACCTGATGCAACACTACAGCACACTAATCAGAAGACATCTCATGGAAGACTCTGAAATCGCCCAACTCTGTCGTCAAATCTATCAGCAGCACAAAGAAGCCCTCGATCTCATCTTTGAACACCGCCCTGACCATGAAGCTAATATTTTTGATCTGCTGAAAACCCTTGTGGTAAATACACCTGCCGACCAAATAGCCATAGACCATGCCTGGCGATCTAGAAAAATCCTTGGCTTTGCGATTCGCGCATGGGATGCCCTCCCCTTTCAAACCACCTGCCGAGGTTGGACATCCAGCAAACGCATCGCGATCTTTGAGTTCAAGGTGGAACCAGCGCGCATCTTCCTCGATCTGACCCTAGGGCCTGGCCCCACCAACATTCGACAAGCTATCTTCAACGCCCTGAAAACCCATCAGATCCAGGGCCTGACAACCCGTCTACCTGAGGCAAGCTGGGTTCCCTTGCTAAGAAACATCGCTGTTGATCGCATCAGCCCGGAAACCCCCATCGAGACCATTACCGAAGACTTGTATCCTTTCTGGGAAAGTTTCCTAAACGACGAACTACCCAAAA